One genomic segment of Oncorhynchus tshawytscha isolate Ot180627B unplaced genomic scaffold, Otsh_v2.0 Un_contig_4446_pilon_pilon, whole genome shotgun sequence includes these proteins:
- the LOC121842439 gene encoding ankyrin-3-like produces MFVSCLSSNPLSRLQDNQTPLHISSRLGKPDIVLYLLQNGACPDATTTSGYTPLHLAAKEGHRDVSSVLLDQGASPDITTKKGFTPLHVAAKYGKMEVANLLLQRHTAPDAAGKSGLTPLHVAAHYDNQKVALLLLDQGASPHAAAKNGYTPLHIAAKKNQMEIATTLLEYGADTNAMTRQGITPLHLASQEGNVDIVTLLLAREATISLGNKSGLTPLHLAAQDDKVNVAEVLVNQGATVDPETKVHTHTYTCSTLV; encoded by the exons ATgtttgtctcctgtctgtcctctaaccctctgtcccgGCTCCAGGACAACCAGACCCCGCTCCACATCTCCAGTCGTCTGGGGAAGCCTGACATCGTGCTGTATCTGCTGCAGAATGGGGCGTGTCCTGACGCCACTACCACCTCTGGCTACACCCCCCTACACCTGGCTGCCAAAGAGGGACACAGAGACGTCTCCTCGGTCCTCCTTGACCAGGGGGCTTCTCCAGACATCACTACCAAG AAAGGCTTCACTCCCCTCCATGTTGCAGCTAAGTATGGGAAGATGGAAGTGGCCAACCTTCTGCTGCAGAGACACACTGCGCCCGATGCAGCTGGGAAG AGTGGTCTAACTCCCCTACATGTAGCTGCTCACTATGACAACCAGAAAGTGGCTCTGCTGCTGCTGGACCAGGGAGCTTCACCGCACGCTGCTGCCAAG AATGGCTATACTCCACTCCACATCGCGGCTAAGAAGAACCAGATGGAGATTGCCACGACGCTGCTGGAGTACGGAGCCGACACCAACGCTATGACACGTCAGGGCATCACACCGCTGCACCTGGCCTCTCAGGAGGGCAACGTAGACATCGTTACCCTGCTACTGGCCAGGGAAGCCACCATCAGCTTGGGCAACAAG agtggTCTGACTCCTCTCCACCTGGCAGCTCAGGACGACAAGGTCAACGTAGCTGAGGTGCTGGTTAACCAGGGGGCCACTGTTGACCCAGAGactaaggtacacacacacacgtacacatgttCAACTCTGGTCTGA